The sequence CAAACTTCGGCGTCATCAAGAGAGTGAATGAAGACAGTGGCGTTCTTTGAGATTTGCAGTTGATCGGAGACATCCATTCGGCAGATGCTAccactgaaaaaagtttcctttttttacgtgaaaaaaactaattataaCCTCTTGCACTTGAAAATCATATGTTTCTGCTTCGCAACATTGTCATCGTTGAGTTTGGTCTTGGAGCCCTTAAGCTGCTCCATGTCAAGTGCATTCAGAACAACCTCCAATTCATTCTTAGTTTTCGGAAGTTGCTCACCAATCTCGTTCTTCATCCTCGATTCTTCCAGGTCATCCAGAAGACTCTCCGACTTCCAGTCGACAGTGCGGTCCGTAGGAGATGTAGCCTAAAACGATTTAGGTTTTTTACGAGATTCAAGCTGTGTTATTGTTATTGTGAGATTTTATCTTAAACTCCCTCGAGGGCTGTACAAATCGGAGTCCGGACGTCTGATTTTGACACCACCGGTTTGGGGTAGGTttccacggcggccgacaatttctgAGTTTCGCCGCTCGCTATACTAAGCATAGAATTTTATAGTAAGTggcaaaattaagaaattgcCGGCCGCCGTGGAAACCTAGGACGCCGATTTGTACAGCCCTAGAGAGAGTTAAGGGTGgaataccaaaatttgaagaaaaacgtaaaatctcaaatttcggcactccacctttaactcTCTCTAAAGCTGTACAATTCGGCGTCCGGTTTGGGGTAGGTTTCCACGGTGGCCGACAATTTCTGAGTTTTGCCACTCACTATAAAATTCTATGCTTAGTATAGCGAGcggcgaaactcggaaattgtcggccgccgtggaaACCTACCCCAAGCCGGTGATGTCAAAATCGGACAACCGGGCGCCAATTTGTACAGCCCTAACTCCCTCAATGAAAAGCTACTTGGATTTGCAAGATTGTTGACAAAGATTCAGTGGAGGTAGGTGGCGGCGTCTGTAAAGGTGCATTATTTTACAGTACACCCTAAAATCCTATTTCTATTTTAACTTCATTGACATGAACTCTATTCTATTCAGTGCAACATTTATGAGTTCAGAACAAGTATCTTTGCCGACTCAAAGGTCAGTGGAAGTAATAGTATTGTActttagatttgaaaatttgaaaagaagtCATACCGTAGTTGAATCGCCAAACGCTGCCCAATCGATAGCCTGCTTTCTGGAGACAATGACGCGAGCGGTGAAGACGGAGCTCAGCAGTACGAGGAGCAAAAGGAAATTCGGTTTGGGAATCATTCTGAATTGGGAGATTATTTGAGGGttagaaaatagagaaaaaagtaCAAGGACAGTATTTCAgattgagtttttttgaagTCAAATTGTTCATCTGCTGTTAAATTATTTCTAGTGATTCAGTTTGCGGGCTTAGGCTCCATTCAAAGCATAAAAACAAGCTGAGAAATTCTCCTTGTTAGCATAGAGTCTATTTGATTTAGAGGCATGTATAAtaaagcaaaacaaaaatacgaAACACCTATGAGTCACTATGCCACTTCCagtcaaaaaaaactacactCTAGCAATTATTTCATAGATTTACAATCAacaaaatgtatgtttttcgtgattttctAAAGGCAACCTACAGTCCACAAGATGAGTAGGACACCATGTCATCTCATGACATTTTCTTATCAGATTGTATGGGTGTAGGATTCAGTAAAGTGCTCATGTTGAGGGATACTTAGGAAGCTGGAATTTAGCATAGTGTACttgaaagctcaaaaaattagacGTTTTAATATTACGaattcacgtggtgtcagggtgtcctattacggtttgatctacaaaaaatgcgggaatttatTGCACAACAAatatgacgtcagcacgctcttaaccatccAAAATcggttgagaagtctgcgtctcttctcccgcattttttggagatctacgtagatcaagtcAAAAGGAGGCAATCTGACACCACATGTGATTTTGTTAGTTAGCTGGAATTTACAAATCTCAAACTGTCTAAAGTTCAATTACACCTGCAGACTGGATTACTAACTGGCTTGAGGTTTACAAAAACTAAAccagtttcaaatttgaaacaccGGCGCAGAGACATGTGAGGGGAACTGTGAGCTATTTCGAATTGAGGAATGGTGTGGTGGGACAGAAAGGGGGGGAGGGGTTCCTTCACGCGGTCATGTTTTTCGATACATATGCGGTCTGAGGAGGGCTGAGAGAAAAAAGTGTCGTTGGAAAAGGTCTGGCAATGAGTGATAATGGATTTCTAGAAGGGGCTGAGAAGCGGTTGTAGAAATTGTTGTAAGCGACCAAGGAAACTCAAAGGGGTGGAATTTTTGGGGGATGTGATAAGACGGAAAAAATTACATATATGTATCTATTTTTGAGAGGTCCTAGAATCCcgattgattttttgtgctGGAGCGTTCAGATTAAAGAACTGTCAGTTGAAATTCCTATCacaaatgttttggaaaatttccagaatttgcTTGAAGTtctaggaaaattttttggcgatttttgtgCACTTACAGCATACAGTTTCAGCGAAGcgcaaatttctaaaaataaagaaattcaaaGCCGCCGTGCCTGTAAGAGacgttgatttttaaaaaaaattcatagtaTCCCAAATAATTTCTGTTCAAAATAGGTAGTTTATCTGAACTTTTGCGTTGTGAGATCGTGCTCATCGTTTTTACTGTCAATGGACTGGCTCCAAATTCAACAGGCTCAAAGAGGAAGTAGAACTAACTAGGTAGTCTTTTATCGTGTTCAGAGAGTTATGGGCTTTTAGAAATCTTGTCCAACTCGATTTTACGACAATTTGAGACAATTATAAAACAAATACAGATTGGcataattttccatattttggCTTTTTATGACAAACTCATGACGTTTAATGTATtagctttctgaaaatatatcattTGACCTAACTAGTAAGGGTGGGGGCCAAATTTGGCAagtcagcaaattgccgggtTGCCGATTTGTTGGAACTTCTGGTTTCCAtaaatttgctgattttccgtttgccgaacatgccgcaagtttttagagggattttttataagacttAATACTGtgcgtttttgaaaattttaaccgTCTTATTTAAATACTTTCATAGAAATTgcttacttttaaaaatagatgtaggaacatccATTAGATACATTTTTGCCGATTCAAATTGAAGttctgaacttttcaaaaaagaattgaaattgtcattttctgCCATTTTTCTTTTGCCATAATTGTCATTTTACGGccatttcggcaaatcggcattttgcaggtttgccgaattgccggaacatttttaattccggcaatttgccgatttgccgaattgccggaaaaaatcgtctTCTGCCAACCGCTGATTTGACCCAAAACTATCTGGGCACCATTAAAGACCCTAGTGAGCACTGGTTAAACTCAACAAATAAAACAGGGGGACGCTTTTATCACGCGGTTTTGAATCTCGTATTATGTGCGTTCGGCGAccaaagagaaaaaatactGTGAgctattcgaaaaaaattgggcaaacgGAAAGGGGGACGGTGTCCCTTTGCTTcatgtttttggaaacattgCTGTTCGAACGGGGTTGAGAGAAAGAGGGGTGGTAATGAGTGATACTGGATTTGTAGAGGGTGCTGAGAAGCGATTGCAAAAATGGTTGTAAACATCTGAGGGGACTCGCGGGGAAATATAGTTTGGGGAATATTGATGTCAGATTTTgtggacaaaaaaaattttatcctTATGTTTTGCCGcccattcaaattttgatttcagaaaatagcATCGCAACTCTGTTATAGCAACCCTTTAGCTAACGTTTTGTCCAGCTTCTGCTAGTATTTCGATATCAGAATTAACGCTTCCACGGGAGGCAGGCGTGATTTCAGGGCCTCGCGCCTACTTCAGGCCTGCTCGCCTCACGCCTGCCTCATCGCTTCAATACTGCGTTCATGGTGCTTGCACCACATAGCGCGAAAAGTGGTTCTTTCGGTGCGACTGACATTTCTCGGGTTTCGCTACACAGGAGGAGAGGCACGCAAGGCAGGCACGGCAGGCGTTTCGGCGCCTACATGGAATCACTAACTAGAGTATGAAATATGGAAGCCAAGATTATatcttttttattctgaaatgaAACAATAGTTGGAACACCTGGTTCTCCGAAtaccattttattttttttttcgattttttaaaacaagtcTTTTAAACACAATCAAAGCCatgcaaatttaatttttcttggttttgtTGATTTGTTGTGCAATCACCGTGACGATTCCACCGCACAAGACAATAATCGCTGCAAGAAACGCTGCAAAGTAGCCTATGTTTGACTGCTCCGGCTCCGGTACCTGTTCTTGATCGGAGGATCGCATTTCATACACGTCTTcctaaaaatagattttaagCCAGTTTAAAATAGGCCTAATACAAGCTTACTCTACGGTGTGGACGCAAGCCGGCTGGATTCATTTTTTAGTGATTGTTGGGACAAACGATAGACTGGAGACTGgagctggaaattttgtggatttgaagaaaaaaaatttgtcaattacGTGAGAAAAATAGagttgtaaaaaaaagaagcagaaGGTTGACTGAGAAAGagcataatttcaaaaaaatgggcGTTTCGAACATCATATCATTAACGGTTTCCATGGAATCCGGTAGAAGAATGTTAGCAGAGAAAAACTCACCGTTTAGATAGTAGACTCTTTCAAATGTTACAAAAAGGCGCAGGGAAATTACGGATACCCTGCGGGGTTGTGAGTTTGTGAGTATTTTCGAAAAGCAGAGCACATCCACAGGCCTCGTGAATCATATGTATTAGAATAAAAATAGCACACATTAAGTAtaataatttggaatttgaagaGTCCGTTGACTAATACGCTGAAATAGTAAAAAAGGGATGACCAGTTGAAAACTGTCATGAAAAGGTCTTTAAGCTATTCGATTAGTTTTTatatccggcaatttgccgatttgccgtttgccaaaCAATCATTTACCGGCAGTTTTTAGaaggattttttataagacggaaacacttaaaaactgtaccttttaaaaaacaatttcccgttttttctatatattttcatagaatttgctcaattttcagaatagatgttggaacattcataggatgcgtgcAATTTTGCCGATCTTTTCCGATTCCCGGCTTCTCGCACTTTAAGCTGCAGCTTATCAAGATCTAGTTTTGAAactcaaattccaaaatttgtttgagaagttttattttgatactTGGTCATTTTAGCATTATAGGAAtgatatttttaactttttttcttttcactgGCCGTAGTCCACCTCAAATTGCGAACCTAATTGGGAATCTGACCGAAAAATACAGACcgcgatttttggaaattttcggttttttttttcttgcaagtTCGAACAATTTTCGAGTATTGTTACTTTGCTCTTTGCGCAAGCCCCCTTAAAAATCTATGTATCACGCCCAtcgtatttattttcagtgtcAAAGTCAACAATGATCTTTCCGAAAAAGGTCACCGCTCTTATCAGTCTTATCAGTGACGTTTACTCAAGACTccattttcaaggtttttcataaatattgataactttttctttttttctcggtTCTTCTGTACCGGcttttgcaatttatttttacttgttgagttttttttttcagaactccaTTCCAAATATGAATTGTCTACCAACTGATAAACTTTCGATCAGAGCTTGCATACTTTACGAAGCACTTGAGCACCTGAATGATGAGAAATACGTTTACTCAAACATCTGCAGAACATTCGGTTACCACTTAATCAATTTCCAAGAGTTCAACCATTGGTATTCCAGatttcaaaatggaaatttggaaCTTTGCGATGAAAGTAAAGATGTTGGGTGAGTTTTCTAGTTGTCTTAGTTCTTCTTCTGATATGTGAATATTTTGTAGGGGCCACCCGAAGAAGCTTCAAGACAGTCCAGCTTTGATTCGGACCTGCATTTTTTACGAGCTTCTTAGATTTACAACCAAAAGTGTAGAAtacaattacaaaaattttaccaaTATTCTTGGCTTTGACGTGATTTCTTACCAATTATTCGATTACTGGTTTTATAAATTCTACAATCAGCTGAATAATTCGGAAAAGTTGGACTTAAACATTGATGACAGGTATGTGTGCATTCAAGTTTTCTAGTCAAGGCTTCCATGACAAGTAGGTGCGGTTTCAAGACCTGACCTGTCTGCAACCTGCCCGCCTCACGTCGGCCTCTCTGTTTATTTCATAGTGTGAAAACGGGTTTTTCGACGCAGCCGACACATTccgggttccgcgccgcactatacagaAAGCAAGGCTTACGGCGCGAGGCAGGCGATGGTCTTCGCAAGGCGTGCGCGGTGGACGTTTTTGCGCCTGCATGGAAGCCCTATCTTTAGTAActtattcaacatttttcagcttcgaATACGTGCCCATACCATTTGCTAATTTACCAAACGACattttatgtgaaattttGGACAAAGTGAATGCGTACCAAAAGTGAGTTGTTACGGTCGGAGCACCTTAAATTAGGGGTGGCGATCCTCCTGAGTCTTGAGTCAAAACCGTATTGTTTTTCGATAcacttcagttttttaaaatagtggGTTATTGAAAGTGgagtcaaaatttttatttcgctAAGTGACATAAAATAGACCATAttaaccgaatataactgtataaaaaatataactgtataaaatataattcaaaaattttctctattataaatgcaaaatttgaaaaaaatgaggtagttatttttgaattcccgcgcaactGAGTGACGTCATTGCGATATTTTCGGCTTTACTAAATGCTTTTTCTTGCCAAATTGTTAgcatttttccgtaaaaaaatttataggaaattattgaatttagGTCAATTGTTTGAGCAAATTTCTTTTGGGATACCAAGTTTTTTTGAACGGATAattaaaaacatcaaaaatgacCTCACTCATTTTTGCGGGAATTGAAGAATAAATcgctcatttttaaaaacttttgctATATTGAAaagtcatttcaaaaaaattgagaaaaattttgtaaacttttttacagttatattcgcTCATTACGGTctattttctctaatttcaagcaaattttttaaatgtttcggaaaatttcaacaacttttatttttgcatgtttaaaaatagtttaaccttgttaattttttgagctagAATATAATTTGAGCATAAATCCCCactgttaaattttttccaaatttccgaaTTCCGTTTCTCCAGACTCTCCATCCGAACAATGTCTCGAAAACTCTGCCAACTTATTGATAATCACATTCTCAAAGTTGATAAAATAGAACTCTACCAGTCTAATCTACATGGTCTATACCGAGTTATTATCGGATATGATGCCATCCGCGTTGTCTACGAGAATACAGAAGTTGGTGGATGTACGCGTTCTGTCATGGTAGcgaaaaccaaaattgaagGGAAAAGCTGCACGGAGATGACTCTGGAATTCCTGTCGGAAAAGTTGAAGCATCCGAAAATGCAGATAAAACGATTTTGCATTGAGGCGGACAATAGTAATTTTATAGCATCTGTTTTGAAAGTATTAAAGTCAAGAAAGACCATTCTTTGTGTCAAGGAAATTAGTATTGATGGTCTTGAAGAGTGTCAAATGGCGGAGATGCTCTCATGTGTAAAACCCCGTacgctggaaaaaattgtcctacaaaaaaactacgacgaaaatcaaacaattgaGCTCAAGGAGATTGTTCAACTGGAGCAATGGAAGTATGCCAAAGAGCTTGTGACAGAGTTTAATGATGGAGCAATTGCTGTTAGGTATCAAGATTATTgtcattttgataaaatctctGTGAAGCTTGCTCGGTTTCCAAAAGAAGACTTTTACAACATTAGAGATGTATGTAAGTTATGTGAATTTTCTAACTTCAAATTGATATTTCAGATTCTCACAAGTCGatcaagttttcaagaagctaaatttcaatttccacgAATAGAACTCCATCAAATATCGGAACTGTTCAATCTGGGAACTTATCAAAAAGAGGAATTCGAGTATCCTGGAATTGAGACATTTTATAATCACGAGTTTAATGGCAGATTCAGGGTGTCTATTCGTCCCAGTCGGCTGCTTATTACACCTGTAAAACAGTGATAACTTTAACATCTTACAATTATGtactttttttatattttaccaGCCGCTGCccgcgcctacggcgcgggcaacgactggcaccattaaaagtatttgacacacataccttcaatcactcaaaaaatttctcatcatgaaaaaaacttgaaacacttaaaacgcGGTATCAATTTAATGGCACTGTTACATGTATGTATTTTTACGATatgcatgtttcaaaaattcacagacaGTATGAAAACTTTCTGTTACTTTTTGACCAAGACAGTAACCTTACAATACCattacagtaccttgacattatcctccACCGACTCctaacccaatacctcttcaaaggacaaaatgccaatttttccaaaactacagtaaccctaccgtatacctacagtacccctatagtaccactacagtaccttgacttGATCCCCCATCAACTCCCAAATAACTACCTCTTctaagctcaatttttcggaacattccagaattttctcgatttttctagaaagttctggaacactccagaattttctcgatttttctagaaagttttgaacattccagaattttctcgatttttctagaaagttctggaacattccagagttttctcgatttttctagaaagttctggaacgttccagaattttctcgatttttctagaaagttctgaacattccagacttttcccaatttttctagaaagttctggaacattccagaattttctcgatttttctagaaagttctgaacattccagaattttctcgatttttctagaaagttctggagcgttccagaattttctcgatttttctagaaagttctggaacattccagaattttcccgatttttctagaaagttctggaacgttcgagaattttttcgaaatttccagaagattctagatttccagaattttagtttttcacagaaaacttaaatttcccgccaaaatatttttcacagaaaaattaaatttcccgccaaaatttttttttcagaaaatttaaatttcccgccaaaacatttttcacagaaaatttaaatttcccgccaaaatatttttcacagaaaatttaaatttcccgccaaaatatttttcacagaaaaattaaatttcccgccaaaatttttttttcagaaaatttaaattacccgccaaaatatttttcacagaaaatttaaatttcccgccaaaacatttttcacagaaaatttaaatttcccgccaaaatatttttcacagaaaatttaaatttcccgccaaaatatttttcacagaaaatttaaatttcccgccaaaacatttttcacagaaaatttaaatttcccgccaaaatatttttcacagaaaatttaaatttcccgccaaaatttttttttcagaaaatttaaatttcccgccaaaatatttttcacagaaaatttaaatttcccgccaaaacatttttcacagaaaatttcaatttcccgccaaaatatttttcacagaaaatttcaatttcccgccaaaatatttttcacagaaaatttcaatttcccgccaaaatatttttcacagaaaatttaaatttcccgccaaaatatttttcacagaaaatttaaatttcccgccaaaatatttttccacgaTGGgactcaccacgatgggtctcacctcgatgggtctcaccacgatgggtcttaccacgatgggtctcaccacgacgggtctcaccacgatgggactcaccacgatgggtctcacctcgatgggtctcaccacgatgggtctcatcacggtgggtctcaccacggtgggtctcaccacgatgggtctcaccacggtgggtctcgccacgatgggtctcaccacgatgggcctcgccacgatgggtctcgccacgatgcgtctcgtcacgatgggtctcgccacgatgcgtctcgtcacgatgggtctcaccacgatgggtttttcacgatgggtctcaccacgatgggtcttgccacgatgggtctcgcgacaatgggtctcgccacgaagatctcgcagcaacatttttttaaattttccagaaggttctagaacaatccagaattttttcgaattttccagaaagttctggaacattccagaattttctagaattttccagaaggttctaaagcttttcagaattttccagaaggttctggaacattctagaattttccagaaattcccagaaggttctggaacatttcagaattttcccgaagtttccaatttcccttccaaagacggaaagtcaattttttccaaactacagtaatcctatagtactcctacagtactcctacagtactactacagtaccacGACCATATTCCACTACTAACcgcaaacctatatctcttcaaaagacaaaaacacaatttttcgtaaactacagtaatcctaccgtactcctacagtactcctacagtactactacagtaccccgaccatatcccactaataactccaaacctatatctcttcaaaagacaaaaactcaatttttcctaaactacagtaatcctaccgtactcctacagtactcctacagtactactacagtgccccgaccatatcccactactaaccccaaacctatatctcttcaaaagacaaaaacacaatttttcccaaactacagtaatcctaccgtactcctacagtactcctacagtactactacagtaccccgtccatatccccctactaaccccaaactaatatccctccaacagccgaaaacgccttgcctttgtaagctatgaTGTCACTCCTTAACAAacggacactatttttttatatataggtaatgatGGGTCTCAATATCTAAATAAACATTCgagaaaaaacttgaagattAGGACAGCTGTGATGACGATTATTAAAATGATGAATGAGAAGCAGATGTCGGCAAGTATCAGCGCGTTATTTGAAATTCGGCGGAATAGATCCCTGTCACGATCATTATCGTTTTGATTAGCCTGGAAAACAACCAGATAaggaaaaagtttagaaaaagttGTAGCTTACGTTTGGCATAATTTTTGAGTAGGCGTAGGTTGTGGAGTAGGTTGTGGAGTAGGTGACCGCTACTTTTAGTAAACCGCTACTTGAACatgttaaaggtggagtagagcaagtgggaaaattgttttaaatcatGCCCATAGCATTACAATGACCATagtaaaacagtttttcaaaaaaatttccaaattctttaaaaaagttttgaaaagtggtTAAATCTCAgtatttgactttttttttggaagtct comes from Caenorhabditis elegans chromosome X and encodes:
- the F56C3.7 gene encoding MHC class II antigen K (Predicted) — translated: MNPAGLRPHRREDVYEMRSSDQEQVPEPEQSNIGYFAAFLAAIIVLCGGIVTVIAQQINKTKKN
- the fbxa-190 gene encoding F-box domain-containing protein (Confirmed by transcript evidence), producing MNCLPTDKLSIRACILYEALEHLNDEKYVYSNICRTFGYHLINFQEFNHWYSRFQNGNLELCDESKDVGGHPKKLQDSPALIRTCIFYELLRFTTKSVEYNYKNFTNILGFDVISYQLFDYWFYKFYNQLNNSEKLDLNIDDSFEYVPIPFANLPNDILCEILDKVNAYQKLSIRTMSRKLCQLIDNHILKVDKIELYQSNLHGLYRVIIGYDAIRVVYENTEVGGCTRSVMVAKTKIEGKSCTEMTLEFLSEKLKHPKMQIKRFCIEADNSNFIASVLKVLKSRKTILCVKEISIDGLEECQMAEMLSCVKPRTLEKIVLQKNYDENQTIELKEIVQLEQWKYAKELVTEFNDGAIAVRYQDYCHFDKISVKLARFPKEDFYNIRDILTSRSSFQEAKFQFPRIELHQISELFNLGTYQKEEFEYPGIETFYNHEFNGRFRVSIRPSRLLITPVKQ